A section of the Pelagicoccus albus genome encodes:
- a CDS encoding LytR/AlgR family response regulator transcription factor: MRPLKTVIIDEEQPTRELLSTLLSSDPAIETIESTGTMGVVLNTLKHHSVDILLSDIKKAPEEMIEFATAAGKTTRPYLIYTSHQADHAVAAFDRQADDFLLKPISQERLSQAIDRAQRHIEKTKAAKQNEPLNRFEAHSGNRTSYIAPDDIDWVEAAGNYVSLHVGEQQWMLRSTMSHFENLICNGAPFLRVSRSAIVNLRKVSQLIRINPKKKHIMLSSGQTIPLTIPTKELTDRIAISTDLRS, from the coding sequence ATGAGACCTTTAAAAACCGTTATCATAGACGAGGAGCAACCAACAAGGGAACTGCTGAGCACCTTGCTATCCAGTGATCCGGCCATCGAAACTATTGAATCGACCGGCACCATGGGAGTCGTGCTCAACACGCTGAAACACCACTCCGTGGATATTCTGCTTTCGGATATTAAGAAAGCGCCCGAGGAGATGATCGAGTTCGCCACCGCCGCCGGAAAAACGACTCGTCCCTACCTCATCTACACCTCACACCAAGCGGATCACGCAGTCGCAGCTTTCGATAGGCAAGCCGATGATTTCCTGCTGAAACCAATTTCCCAAGAGCGGCTCAGCCAAGCGATTGATCGGGCGCAACGCCATATCGAAAAAACGAAAGCCGCCAAGCAGAACGAACCGCTCAACCGATTCGAAGCGCACTCTGGGAACCGAACATCCTACATCGCCCCCGATGATATCGACTGGGTCGAAGCAGCAGGCAACTATGTTTCCCTACATGTGGGCGAACAACAGTGGATGCTACGTTCAACCATGTCACACTTTGAGAATTTGATCTGCAACGGAGCACCCTTTCTTCGCGTATCCAGATCGGCCATCGTAAACCTGCGCAAGGTTTCACAACTCATCCGAATAAACCCGAAGAAAAAACACATCATGTTGTCGAGCGGGCAAACCATACCGCTCACCATACCGACAAAAGAGCTCACAGACCGAATCGCGATCTCCACAGACCTGAGAAGCTGA
- a CDS encoding ATP-binding protein produces MKSIRSKLTLTLLVSMGLVWIVTQSFVYRAIESVTIQSFDQELESIEKDVSFFLRPVFGRFDRGPRDRGGMPPGPPSGGDSGPSFGGPDFGGPDFGRSGRSSQTQGGEVLALEDQPLLSEQKSDAPPPPPQESDDFSFGPAEFSQRAKMFSEKDSGLYFAVYKDGVVESKSPSLGDYELPILENAGRRTFWDYDLPNGDRVRVMATRSPSFGPPGDGFRNDEPSEEAPPSEDVQEEGFRNDGPPRDRERKIQTVVLARSRSELDASLKRYLYAFLGIGLCGAFATVALVNYLLGVGLKPLKKLAAQVETIDESNLDIRIATDDTPRELIPVNTCLNDLLKRLEQSFDRERRFSSDASHELRTPVAELTTLSEIAIKWPESAPSDGYEKVLGISKRMEMILDGLLKLARLDAGQVEKDCQPVDLTSLVQKIWKPHKKFADAKGITTTIDIPQGETLQTNADLFALILNTLFSNLSEYAPSSSEARIYKKELESGICELVVENQAPELTSQDVEHMFERFWRRDFSRTGSNHSGLGLSIALASAKALNLKIKAELSLQQTLSFHVRYSKKNRN; encoded by the coding sequence ATGAAATCGATCCGCAGCAAGCTGACGCTCACTCTGCTAGTCTCCATGGGGCTAGTCTGGATCGTCACGCAAAGCTTCGTGTATCGAGCGATCGAAAGCGTCACCATACAGAGCTTCGACCAAGAGCTCGAAAGCATAGAAAAAGACGTATCCTTTTTTCTGAGACCCGTTTTTGGACGATTCGATAGGGGGCCACGCGACCGCGGGGGCATGCCGCCGGGCCCACCATCTGGGGGCGATTCCGGCCCAAGTTTTGGCGGCCCGGACTTCGGCGGCCCGGACTTTGGCCGATCAGGCCGGTCGAGCCAAACTCAAGGAGGCGAAGTTCTAGCCCTCGAAGACCAACCTCTTTTGTCAGAGCAAAAAAGCGACGCCCCGCCTCCACCACCTCAAGAATCGGATGACTTCAGCTTTGGACCCGCAGAATTCTCGCAGAGAGCCAAAATGTTCTCCGAGAAAGACAGCGGATTGTACTTCGCTGTTTACAAGGATGGGGTTGTCGAAAGCAAATCCCCCAGCCTAGGCGACTACGAGCTGCCCATTCTAGAGAACGCCGGACGCCGCACGTTCTGGGACTACGACCTGCCCAATGGCGATCGAGTTCGAGTTATGGCTACCCGCTCACCCTCTTTTGGCCCTCCCGGGGATGGATTTCGCAACGATGAACCCAGTGAAGAAGCCCCCCCTAGCGAAGACGTACAAGAAGAAGGTTTCCGCAACGATGGCCCGCCGCGCGATCGAGAGCGCAAAATACAAACCGTCGTATTGGCTAGGAGTCGTTCGGAGCTAGACGCTTCCCTAAAACGATACCTCTATGCCTTTTTGGGAATCGGCCTTTGCGGCGCCTTCGCTACAGTCGCGCTAGTTAACTACCTTCTAGGCGTCGGATTGAAGCCGTTAAAGAAGCTCGCCGCCCAAGTGGAGACTATCGACGAGAGCAACTTGGACATTCGTATTGCCACAGACGATACTCCACGCGAACTCATTCCCGTAAACACTTGCCTTAACGATCTGCTCAAACGCTTGGAACAAAGCTTCGATCGGGAAAGGCGTTTTAGTTCCGACGCTTCGCACGAACTCAGAACTCCAGTAGCCGAGCTAACCACCCTATCGGAAATCGCTATCAAATGGCCCGAAAGCGCTCCATCGGATGGATACGAAAAGGTGCTAGGGATCAGTAAACGCATGGAGATGATATTGGATGGTCTCCTCAAGCTCGCGCGCTTGGATGCGGGACAAGTGGAAAAAGACTGCCAGCCAGTCGACCTAACGTCTCTAGTCCAAAAGATCTGGAAACCGCACAAGAAATTCGCCGACGCCAAAGGGATCACCACCACCATAGACATCCCACAAGGCGAGACCCTACAGACCAACGCAGACTTGTTCGCCCTGATTCTGAATACGCTATTTTCAAACCTAAGCGAGTACGCGCCTAGTTCCAGTGAAGCTAGGATATATAAGAAAGAACTAGAATCAGGAATCTGCGAACTTGTAGTTGAAAATCAAGCGCCGGAACTAACATCCCAAGATGTCGAACACATGTTCGAGCGATTCTGGCGAAGAGACTTTTCTCGCACCGGTTCGAATCACAGCGGACTCGGACTATCCATCGCTCTGGCTAGCGCCAAGGCACTGAATTTGAAAATAAAGGCAGAGCTTTCCCTCCAGCAAACGCTCTCCTTCCACGTTCGTTATTCCAAGAAAAATAGAAACTGA
- a CDS encoding response regulator transcription factor: MRVLIVEDSPILLQSVTLALQHSGYAVDGADNGIDGLHLAEQNQYDAIILDIMLPGLDGLSIMEKLRAKNNRCQAMFLTARDTVDDRVKGLQLGADDYLVKPFAIEELLARVQALCRRAHGQANSKIEVDDLTIDTNSRKAFRAGQEIDLTAREFNLLEYLAMRAGSLVSRTEIEDHIYDDLVSPMSNVVDVGIYTLRKKIKVTENSAQLIHTRRGLGYVLELRA, encoded by the coding sequence ATGAGAGTACTCATCGTAGAAGATTCACCCATTTTGCTCCAGTCAGTCACTCTGGCTCTGCAGCATTCAGGGTACGCCGTGGACGGTGCCGACAACGGCATCGACGGCCTGCATCTCGCTGAACAGAACCAATATGACGCTATCATCCTGGACATCATGCTACCAGGCTTGGATGGGCTCTCTATTATGGAAAAGCTGCGGGCTAAAAACAACCGCTGCCAAGCCATGTTCCTGACCGCTCGCGACACTGTGGATGATCGCGTCAAAGGACTTCAACTGGGAGCCGACGACTATCTGGTAAAACCATTCGCTATCGAGGAGTTGCTCGCTCGCGTCCAGGCCCTATGCCGTCGCGCTCACGGACAAGCCAATTCCAAAATCGAGGTAGACGACCTGACCATCGATACCAATTCGCGCAAAGCCTTCCGAGCCGGCCAAGAGATCGATCTGACCGCTCGCGAGTTCAACCTTCTCGAATACCTCGCCATGCGAGCCGGGTCTCTGGTCAGCAGGACCGAAATCGAAGACCATATCTATGACGACCTTGTATCGCCCATGAGCAACGTAGTCGACGTAGGCATCTACACGCTGCGAAAGAAGATCAAGGTCACTGAAAATTCCGCACAACTCATACATACCCGCCGCGGACTGGGCTACGTCCTCGAACTCCGAGCCTAG
- a CDS encoding lamin tail domain-containing protein, with translation MGISRRDYFCLTSLVCLLANGLGQAALASASMVLTEIMYNPADFEDYDGQELEFLELFNKGDEHLDLSQVVFADGVEYTFAAGSGLDAGEGLVLVSNEEAFSAMYPEVSVFGEYEGQLGNGGERIEIADAEGETLLEVTYGDESPWPTSADGLGYSIVLRDEEFWPEDPSVGGEWRASFAVGGSPGEEDPQADVAGVLVNEILAHTDLPQVDSVELYNPTDEAVDVSGWYLTDDPALPLRFSLPEGSVIEAGGYIVFTESNFGPDVLGDDGFRFDSHGDEVWLYSGDGEGNLTGYRHGFVFGDSDNGVSFGRVVDSQGSEWLTFLEENSFGYENGDPLIGPVVISEILYDPVSGGVEYLEITNVSDSEVLLYDTENPENTWQVEGIGYQFPEGVSLQAGEVALLVSVEAEEARALWALPEDLQIFGPYEGSLSNEGEQVALLYADPPDELDSGEIYVPYMDVDRVPYLPSSPWPVGALGTGLSIERIDLNGLGLEPTNWRDSSGLSGSPGWVATQSYQTWAEANFSESELSSEATSVEGDFDSDGLPNAYEYALGLDPRSPDSGDALALSWAGGGDSLEIAVSRSLAPADVEISLERSVDLSDWSVATADEVSVTNRLEEGMQDLAWSWASASVPEFVFWRLVCRVESAAAE, from the coding sequence ATGGGCATTTCGAGGAGGGATTACTTTTGCTTAACAAGCCTCGTTTGCTTGTTGGCGAACGGCTTGGGACAGGCTGCTTTGGCTAGCGCTTCGATGGTTCTGACGGAGATCATGTATAATCCGGCAGATTTCGAGGACTACGACGGGCAGGAACTGGAGTTTCTAGAGCTTTTCAATAAGGGGGATGAGCATCTGGATTTGTCTCAAGTCGTTTTCGCCGACGGGGTGGAGTACACCTTTGCCGCTGGTAGCGGCCTGGACGCGGGCGAGGGGCTCGTATTGGTGTCGAACGAGGAAGCCTTTTCCGCGATGTACCCAGAGGTGTCAGTCTTTGGCGAATACGAAGGGCAGCTTGGTAATGGCGGTGAACGTATCGAGATCGCGGATGCGGAGGGAGAGACCCTTCTCGAAGTGACTTATGGGGACGAAAGCCCATGGCCGACTTCGGCGGACGGGCTCGGGTACTCGATCGTCTTGAGGGACGAGGAATTTTGGCCTGAGGATCCCAGCGTAGGTGGTGAATGGAGGGCTAGTTTCGCTGTCGGCGGATCGCCTGGAGAAGAAGACCCGCAGGCGGATGTGGCTGGAGTCTTGGTCAATGAGATCTTGGCGCACACGGATTTGCCGCAGGTGGATTCGGTCGAGCTTTATAACCCCACCGATGAAGCGGTCGACGTGAGCGGTTGGTATTTGACGGACGATCCCGCTTTGCCGCTTCGTTTCTCGCTACCGGAAGGAAGTGTGATCGAGGCGGGTGGGTATATTGTCTTTACGGAATCCAATTTTGGTCCGGACGTTCTAGGGGACGACGGTTTCCGGTTTGATAGCCATGGAGACGAGGTCTGGCTCTACTCGGGCGATGGAGAGGGGAACCTGACTGGGTACCGCCATGGATTTGTTTTTGGCGACTCTGACAATGGAGTCAGTTTCGGCCGTGTGGTCGATTCGCAGGGCTCTGAGTGGCTTACTTTTCTAGAGGAGAACAGTTTTGGCTATGAAAATGGAGATCCGCTAATTGGCCCTGTGGTGATAAGCGAGATCTTGTATGATCCGGTTTCGGGGGGCGTGGAATATTTGGAGATAACAAATGTCAGCGATTCGGAGGTTCTACTTTACGATACGGAAAACCCGGAGAATACCTGGCAGGTCGAAGGTATCGGCTACCAGTTTCCGGAAGGAGTCAGCCTGCAGGCTGGCGAGGTTGCCCTGCTGGTGAGCGTGGAGGCGGAAGAGGCCCGAGCGCTTTGGGCTTTGCCGGAAGATCTACAGATATTCGGTCCCTACGAAGGCTCGTTGAGCAACGAGGGCGAGCAGGTTGCTCTCTTGTACGCCGACCCACCGGACGAGCTCGATAGTGGAGAGATCTACGTGCCCTACATGGATGTAGATCGAGTTCCCTATCTTCCGAGCTCTCCCTGGCCTGTGGGAGCCTTGGGCACGGGTTTGAGTATCGAGAGGATTGACTTGAATGGCCTTGGGTTGGAGCCGACGAACTGGCGGGATAGTTCGGGGCTCTCCGGCTCTCCTGGCTGGGTGGCGACCCAATCGTACCAAACTTGGGCGGAAGCGAATTTTTCAGAGAGTGAACTCAGTTCGGAGGCGACATCAGTGGAGGGGGATTTCGATTCGGACGGTTTGCCCAACGCTTACGAATATGCTCTCGGATTGGACCCGCGTTCTCCTGATTCGGGGGATGCCTTGGCCTTAAGTTGGGCCGGAGGGGGAGATTCGCTTGAGATTGCAGTCAGCCGCTCGCTCGCTCCGGCAGACGTTGAAATCTCCCTCGAGCGGAGCGTCGACCTATCGGATTGGTCCGTCGCCACCGCGGACGAAGTGAGCGTTACCAACCGCCTAGAGGAGGGCATGCAGGATCTTGCTTGGAGCTGGGCCAGTGCGAGCGTGCCAGAATTTGTGTTTTGGAGGCTGGTTTGCAGGGTTGAAAGCGCTGCTGCGGAGTAG
- a CDS encoding polyphosphate polymerase domain-containing protein: MIGLGQGSVAGPDGKPLVIVPRVRHEFKYIVPASMADDIRAYVQMFCEKDPNAVGHPPSYTVSTLQLDSPSLSLHFAKERKLVNRFKLRVRTYGTDLNGTVFFEVKRKETDYVCKTRSRVSMSEYRDELYTDPNCIPHFATEEETRNHIEFLRLSRSIGARPVLHIRYDRESWIGTEDRSVRVTMDRNLRYRKAEGYRFFGAEPTGWRVMDTEVGLRRPFAGMILEVKSALGVPVWIPTMIRHFGLVRSGFCKYSTAMRLESLFGGGSYSATSERCHF; the protein is encoded by the coding sequence ATGATCGGTCTAGGGCAAGGCAGTGTGGCGGGCCCCGATGGGAAGCCGCTGGTTATCGTCCCGCGGGTGCGGCACGAGTTTAAGTACATTGTGCCCGCCTCGATGGCGGACGATATCCGCGCCTACGTTCAAATGTTTTGTGAGAAGGATCCTAATGCGGTGGGCCATCCTCCCTCCTACACTGTATCCACCCTGCAGCTTGATTCACCCAGCCTATCACTGCATTTTGCCAAGGAGAGAAAGCTCGTGAACCGTTTCAAGCTGAGAGTCCGTACCTACGGCACCGATCTGAACGGCACGGTATTTTTCGAGGTGAAGCGGAAGGAGACCGACTATGTGTGCAAGACCCGTTCTCGCGTTTCGATGAGCGAGTATAGGGATGAGCTTTACACGGATCCCAATTGTATCCCTCATTTCGCGACGGAAGAGGAAACTCGCAACCATATCGAGTTTTTGCGTCTTAGCAGGAGCATTGGAGCCCGCCCAGTCCTTCATATTCGCTATGATAGGGAGTCTTGGATCGGCACGGAGGACCGGTCGGTTCGTGTTACGATGGATCGTAATCTTAGGTATCGCAAAGCCGAGGGGTATCGGTTTTTCGGAGCGGAGCCAACGGGTTGGCGGGTTATGGATACAGAAGTCGGATTGCGTAGACCCTTTGCTGGAATGATTCTCGAGGTCAAATCAGCTCTCGGAGTTCCGGTGTGGATACCTACGATGATCCGCCACTTCGGTTTGGTTCGTAGCGGTTTTTGCAAGTATTCGACGGCGATGCGCCTCGAGTCGCTGTTTGGTGGAGGGTCTTACTCCGCTACCTCTGAGCGTTGTCACTTTTAG
- a CDS encoding DUF4956 domain-containing protein: MELFIEGFGSVREQGALDIVASLALSLFLGTLLAAVYRWTHSGASYSRSFVQTLVLACIVVAIMIIAIGNNLARGLGIIGALAIIRFRTPIRDPRDIIFLFATLAVGIASGSGIYQVAFIGTLFFALSAFILHWAPASSRRKNEGLLRFLAPRGMDLEHVLSEVFRGFASSVELVAMRDAMQGTDLEYAYQICLVDKSLCDEFLDTLREVGTIREVSFILQRETVEI, translated from the coding sequence ATGGAGTTGTTTATCGAAGGATTTGGTTCGGTGCGCGAGCAAGGCGCGTTGGATATAGTAGCGTCGCTTGCGTTGAGCCTGTTTTTAGGGACTTTGCTGGCCGCGGTGTACCGGTGGACGCATTCGGGGGCGAGTTATTCGCGATCGTTTGTGCAGACTCTGGTACTGGCCTGTATTGTGGTGGCGATTATGATCATCGCGATCGGTAACAATCTCGCCCGTGGTTTAGGGATCATAGGTGCCCTGGCTATTATCCGTTTTAGGACTCCAATCCGCGATCCTAGGGATATCATCTTTCTTTTCGCGACTCTAGCGGTAGGCATCGCTTCCGGATCTGGAATCTATCAGGTAGCGTTTATCGGAACTTTGTTCTTTGCCCTGTCAGCCTTCATCTTGCATTGGGCGCCAGCCTCCTCTCGCCGCAAGAACGAAGGGCTGCTGCGTTTCTTGGCTCCGAGAGGAATGGATCTGGAGCATGTTCTTTCGGAGGTGTTTAGAGGGTTTGCCAGCTCAGTTGAGCTTGTGGCGATGCGTGACGCTATGCAAGGAACCGATTTGGAGTACGCCTACCAGATATGTCTGGTAGATAAGTCGCTTTGCGATGAATTTCTGGATACGCTTCGCGAGGTGGGAACGATTCGGGAAGTTAGCTTCATCCTCCAGCGGGAGACGGTTGAGATTTAG
- a CDS encoding HlyD family secretion protein, whose translation MSEEVSIHRLSKRHRFRIWFVRTVRHWPFVVWVALGALALWSISHTEVEETVPGLVEYSKRTLVPKESGYIETLEVELGEPFQAGQLLVSMRSAALNSEIAEAESDIVDAESKLSLEAFLRSSELRHSEEKLVLEGKEAESELEVLLAERERLQGLKSSGLIDTGMIVSNERKIASLRFLVSTLDERLSALKAEQADFNALIEEARSRQKISKETLLNTLKERRESLDLTAESEGSVATVYRKKGDFVRAGEPILDLVEKERPQVVGFVGHDGTQNLFEGERVEVNLTGTQLAPIAGKVVRVLPKIGSVEDKSNPIMARSVRGILFVVDLEEDVPWLDGQQVEIALEAGANSPLQTWWDQILSVIGLGSSQS comes from the coding sequence ATGAGCGAGGAAGTATCTATACACCGCTTGTCTAAGCGGCACCGTTTCCGTATTTGGTTCGTACGCACGGTACGCCACTGGCCCTTTGTCGTGTGGGTGGCTTTGGGAGCGCTCGCTCTCTGGTCGATTTCGCACACCGAGGTAGAGGAAACAGTACCGGGGCTTGTCGAATACAGCAAACGCACTCTCGTCCCCAAGGAAAGCGGGTACATCGAGACGCTTGAAGTCGAACTGGGGGAGCCGTTTCAAGCTGGGCAGTTGCTCGTGAGTATGCGTTCGGCCGCTTTGAACTCCGAGATAGCCGAGGCCGAGTCCGATATCGTGGATGCGGAGTCAAAGCTGTCGCTGGAGGCTTTTCTAAGAAGCTCGGAGCTAAGGCATTCGGAAGAGAAACTCGTTTTGGAGGGCAAGGAGGCGGAAAGCGAGCTGGAGGTTCTTTTAGCGGAAAGGGAACGTCTCCAGGGCCTCAAGTCTAGTGGACTAATCGACACGGGGATGATAGTCTCGAACGAGCGCAAGATCGCTTCGCTGCGTTTCCTAGTCTCTACCTTGGACGAACGACTGTCGGCTCTGAAAGCGGAGCAGGCAGACTTCAACGCTTTGATCGAGGAGGCTCGAAGCCGGCAAAAGATTAGCAAGGAAACGCTGTTGAATACGCTGAAGGAGCGCCGTGAATCTTTGGATCTAACAGCGGAGTCGGAAGGCTCGGTGGCCACTGTGTATCGGAAAAAGGGGGACTTCGTGAGAGCCGGGGAACCGATTTTAGATTTGGTGGAGAAGGAGAGGCCGCAAGTAGTTGGTTTCGTGGGACATGATGGGACTCAGAATCTCTTCGAAGGAGAACGCGTGGAAGTAAACCTTACCGGCACTCAGCTCGCTCCGATCGCAGGCAAGGTAGTGCGAGTCCTGCCGAAAATAGGTTCGGTGGAAGATAAATCTAACCCTATCATGGCTCGATCAGTTCGCGGAATCCTATTTGTAGTAGACTTAGAGGAAGATGTTCCTTGGCTTGACGGCCAACAGGTAGAAATCGCTTTGGAAGCGGGAGCCAATTCTCCGCTCCAAACTTGGTGGGACCAAATCCTCTCAGTGATCGGGCTTGGTAGCTCGCAGTCTTAA
- the eboE gene encoding metabolite traffic protein EboE, translating into MLMQLANGAHLAYCTNVHPGNNWEETFRSLKNEVLQVKACVCPHNEYAIGLRLSALAAKELSQPKKLAAFKAWLNKKNCYVFTINGFPYGNFHGERVKEQVYRPDWSEEDRLTYTNLLFDILVQLLPTGVAGSVSTLPGSFKRFVTHNSQYAAMHDNLYKAYQHIETLSETYDLDLHLGLEPEPLGLFENTEETITFFEHFLNRRKDADQIKRRIGVNYDTCHLALEYEDANTALRKFDSLGIRISKLHISSALVTRDFSPASLELLSGYNEPTYLHQVLAKEPGEGDTGENIRRYEDLPAALKAREIGEDNSTEWRIHFHIPLHSEPAWPLSSTRSHIRGALDYLKAKPEACQHLEMETYTWSVLPELGRNKSVVEQITSEYEWALSELNSRSMLV; encoded by the coding sequence ATGCTCATGCAATTGGCAAACGGAGCTCACTTGGCTTACTGCACAAATGTTCACCCGGGCAATAACTGGGAAGAGACATTCCGATCCCTTAAAAACGAGGTTTTGCAAGTGAAAGCATGTGTGTGCCCACACAACGAATACGCAATCGGACTTCGCTTGTCCGCTCTGGCTGCGAAAGAACTATCCCAGCCAAAAAAGCTTGCCGCCTTCAAGGCCTGGTTGAACAAGAAAAATTGCTACGTCTTTACCATCAACGGCTTTCCCTATGGCAACTTCCACGGTGAGCGGGTAAAGGAGCAAGTATACCGACCCGATTGGTCTGAAGAAGACCGACTCACTTACACCAACCTTCTCTTCGATATCCTCGTACAACTTCTGCCCACTGGTGTCGCGGGATCCGTTTCCACTCTACCCGGTTCTTTCAAGCGCTTTGTTACCCATAACTCTCAGTACGCGGCCATGCACGACAATTTGTATAAGGCCTACCAACACATCGAAACGCTTAGCGAGACCTACGACCTCGACCTGCACCTAGGGCTCGAGCCAGAACCGCTCGGTCTCTTCGAAAACACGGAGGAAACGATAACCTTCTTTGAGCATTTCCTGAACAGGAGAAAAGACGCGGACCAAATCAAGCGACGAATCGGAGTCAACTACGACACCTGCCATCTCGCCTTAGAATATGAAGATGCAAACACGGCCCTCAGGAAATTCGATTCTCTGGGGATTCGCATTTCGAAGCTTCACATCTCCTCTGCCTTGGTAACGAGAGATTTCAGCCCAGCGTCGCTCGAACTGCTCAGCGGCTACAACGAGCCGACATACCTTCACCAGGTACTGGCCAAAGAACCAGGCGAAGGTGACACTGGAGAAAACATACGCCGCTACGAGGATCTGCCGGCGGCCTTGAAAGCGAGAGAAATAGGCGAAGACAACTCAACCGAGTGGCGTATCCATTTCCACATTCCGCTTCACTCCGAACCTGCTTGGCCTCTTTCTTCTACCAGAAGCCATATCCGAGGCGCATTAGACTACCTAAAGGCAAAACCTGAAGCGTGCCAGCACCTGGAGATGGAAACCTACACCTGGTCGGTGCTGCCAGAGTTAGGAAGAAACAAAAGTGTTGTTGAGCAGATTACTAGTGAATACGAGTGGGCATTGTCAGAGCTAAACTCCCGCTCGATGCTTGTTTGA